AACTTGGTCATCCTGACTTGATTTTCCTCCCAGGAAGCAAGAACACCATGGGGGATTTAAAATGGATGCGGCAGAATGGACTGGAAGCTGCCATAAAACAGCTTTCAGACGATATCCCGGTGTTTGGTATCTGTGGTGGTTATCAGATGTTAGGGTGTAGAATAGATGACCCCTATAATGCAGAAGAGGGGGGGAGTATTAGAGGGATGGCATTGCTGCCGGTTACTACCGTCCTACAAAAGCAGAAAAAACGCTGCCAAATAGCAGGGGTAATAGAAAAGTTGGATGGGATTTTCAGCGGAATATCAGGATGCAATTTTAAAGGATATGAAATTCATATGGGACAGACTGTATATCAGGATGGAATAGAAGATAGCCGTGTCAGCGGAATAGAAAATAAAGCAGTGATATCTGCCCATCATAAAAATGTATATGGCTCTTATATCCATGGTCTGTTTGATCAAGGAAATATAGTGCATGGAATCATACAGGCTTTGGCCAAAAAGAAAGGTATCAAAATAAAAGAGGGTGTTTTTGAAGATTATCAAACTTATAAAGAAAAACAGTACGACAAATTAGCAGAAACTTTAAGAAACTACTTAGACATGGAGGTAATTTATGAAATCCTTAGAGAAGCCCATTTGGACTAAATTGACAAAAGAAACATTAGAACAGATTGTTATTACGCCGCCCAGTGAAGAGATGAGAAAAAAAGTCTTGGAAAACTGGGATTCTGTTGCAAAGCCTATTGACAGTATGGGAAGATTTGAAATTCTCACGGCACAGCTAGGCGCAATTCTTGGTACGGATAAAATCAACATTGATAAGAAGGCTATTGTTATTATGTGTGCAGACAATGGGATTGTGGAAGAAGGAGTTACCCTGTCCGGTCAGGAGGTAACCACTGCCGTCGCCGGATTAATGGGAAAAAAACAATCCGCAGTGGGAAGAATGGCAGAAAATATAGGCGCAGACACTCTTGTGGTGGATATTGGTATAAATAACAAAGAACCTATTCCGGGACTGGAGAATAGAAAAATAAGGTACGGTACCCATAATTTCATAAAAGAACCTGCTATGACGGAGGAAGAGGCATTAAAGGCAATATCAGTTGGTATAGATATGGTCTTTTCCTGTAAAGAAGCCGGATACACAATTCTGGGGACTGGAGAATTGGGCATGGGCAATACGACCACCAGTGCTGCTGTTGCTGCAGCCCTGTTGCAGCGCAAGGCAAGTGAGGTGACAGGCAGAGGCGCCGGATTAAGTGATGATGGATTGCTTCGCAAACAGCAGGTGATTTCGAAGGCTATTGAGAAATACGATTTGTATCATGCCGATGCCCTGACAGTTCTGGCAACTGTGGGAGGATTGGATATTGCAGGGCTGACGGGTGTATGTATTGGTGGGGCAATGTTTCATGTGCCTATCGTATTGGATGGTGTGATTAGCATTGTGGCAGCTCTTTTGGCAGAACGAATGGTCCCTGGAACAAAAGCGTTTTTACTTCCTTCCCATAAGGGAAAAGAACCTGCCATCGACATACTTTCAAAAGAACTGGGGATTGACCCTGTGATTGATGGGAAGCTGGGATTAGGCGAAGGCACCGGAGCAGTTATGATGTTTTCACTGCTGGATATGGCTCTTAGTGTTTATAAGAGCAGTGCGACCTTTGAGGATATTCAGGTAGAAAAACACAAGAGGGCTTAAAAATGATGGTACTTATTATCGGAGGAAGTGGCAGCGGAAAGTCAGCTTATGCGGAAAAGTATGTAGCCGCCCTCGCTGGAAACAGCAGAAAATATTATATAGCCACCATGCAGGTTTTTGATGAGGAAGGACAGGAAAAAGTAAAAAGGCATCAAAAGATGAGAGCCCATAAGGGATTTTACACCATAGAACAGCCGCTTTCTGTAACCGAGGTATTGGATAAAATAGGGGATAATTTAGCCTCTGAAAGCATTGCTCTGTTAGAATGTATTTCTAACTTGGCTGCCAATGAAATGTTTTCTAGCGACGTTCCGAAAGAGTATCAATGGGTATCTCAAAAGATTATCCAAGAAGTAGAACAACTCAATAAAAGTTTTAAGCATTTAGTGGCTGTTACGAACAATGTATTTGAGGATGGAATAAACTACGATGCAACCACCAGGCAGTATATACGGACTATGGGGGACATTAATCAAAAACTGGCGATGATGGCGGACAAAGTTATAGAAATCGTCGTGGGGATTCCGATTGTTGTGAAAGAAGGAAAATAGTATGCGGATTTTAAAATCTATTGTAATAGCGTTTTCCATATACTCAAAAATTCCTGTGCCACAGTTTGAGTGGAAAGAAGAAGACATGAAATATATGCTCTGCTTTTTCCCTTGGGTGGGCATTGTGATAGGTGTTTGTATTTATTTTTGGAGAGAACTTTCTGTAAGACTTGAAATAGGTGAATCCTGCTACACGCTCATTGGTGTAGCCATCCCACTTCTTGTTACGGGA
The genomic region above belongs to Defluviitalea saccharophila and contains:
- the cobT gene encoding nicotinate-nucleotide--dimethylbenzimidazole phosphoribosyltransferase: MKSLEKPIWTKLTKETLEQIVITPPSEEMRKKVLENWDSVAKPIDSMGRFEILTAQLGAILGTDKINIDKKAIVIMCADNGIVEEGVTLSGQEVTTAVAGLMGKKQSAVGRMAENIGADTLVVDIGINNKEPIPGLENRKIRYGTHNFIKEPAMTEEEALKAISVGIDMVFSCKEAGYTILGTGELGMGNTTTSAAVAAALLQRKASEVTGRGAGLSDDGLLRKQQVISKAIEKYDLYHADALTVLATVGGLDIAGLTGVCIGGAMFHVPIVLDGVISIVAALLAERMVPGTKAFLLPSHKGKEPAIDILSKELGIDPVIDGKLGLGEGTGAVMMFSLLDMALSVYKSSATFEDIQVEKHKRA
- a CDS encoding bifunctional adenosylcobinamide kinase/adenosylcobinamide-phosphate guanylyltransferase, with amino-acid sequence MMVLIIGGSGSGKSAYAEKYVAALAGNSRKYYIATMQVFDEEGQEKVKRHQKMRAHKGFYTIEQPLSVTEVLDKIGDNLASESIALLECISNLAANEMFSSDVPKEYQWVSQKIIQEVEQLNKSFKHLVAVTNNVFEDGINYDATTRQYIRTMGDINQKLAMMADKVIEIVVGIPIVVKEGK